TCCGGCGGTCGCGAACCTGGGCGCGGTCGATCATGTCTTGACCACCACCCGCAGCGTGCGCCGACGGCTCGACCTCAGCCGGCCGGTCGAACCCCAGGTTATCGAGGAGGTCATTGAAATCGCCCTGCAAGCCCCGACCGGCAGCAACCAGCAGAACTGGCGCTTCATGGTCGTCACCGACCCGGCCAAGAAAAAGGCTGTTGCCGACCTGTATCGCCAGAGCTTTGAGCGCTACGCCGGGCCGCGTCCCAGCGATACGCCGTCTACCCCCGGCGGGCGCATCGCCACCTCGGCCTGGCACCTGTCAGACCACATGCACGAGGTCCCGGTTCTGCTGATCGCCTGTATTGAGGGCCGAGCCACCGACCCCAGCCCGGCCGCCCAGGCTGGGCTGTACGGCTCAGTCCTGCCCTCGGCCTGGTCGTTAATGCTGGCCCTGCGCGCCCGGGGGCTGGGCTCAGCCTGGACCACCCTCCACCTCACCCACGAGCAGGAAGTCGCCCAGCTGCTGGGTATCCCCGACTCGGTGACCCAGACCGTGCTGCTGCCAATCGCCTATTTTACGGGCACGGATTTCAAGCCGGCGCCGCGCCGGCCGGGTCGCGAGCTGACCTACTGGAACACCTGGGGCGAGACGCGCTAGAGCGTTTCACGTTAGGCTGTAGCCCTGCCGTTCCGCTCTCGTCAGGCCGGACGTGATCCGGCATTCCCTGCTTCGNNNNNNNNNNNACGGGAGGCCGTTCGTC
The DNA window shown above is from Desulfurellaceae bacterium and carries:
- a CDS encoding nitroreductase family protein, which codes for MGFTPDRARKTSTTTRRPTRFALALGLLALSLPPLPASGQESAPSSPAVANLGAVDHVLTTTRSVRRRLDLSRPVEPQVIEEVIEIALQAPTGSNQQNWRFMVVTDPAKKKAVADLYRQSFERYAGPRPSDTPSTPGGRIATSAWHLSDHMHEVPVLLIACIEGRATDPSPAAQAGLYGSVLPSAWSLMLALRARGLGSAWTTLHLTHEQEVAQLLGIPDSVTQTVLLPIAYFTGTDFKPAPRRPGRELTYWNTWGETR